A genome region from Actinomycetota bacterium includes the following:
- a CDS encoding cell wall-binding repeat-containing protein: MSRHAVRYARGSAALLATLVSGLVLALLPAVPASAQLPITTVDIGGGAIHEGDDGTKFMAFRAVLRQRVDTTVTVQYQTADVGSATGGSSPGPGVDYLHQSGTLTFNAGDVRPSPDPILVPIRGDTDPEADEIFEVKLTTLVQTTSLGVRTGVGRIIDDDDPTLTLVYPAASPPPSEGDAVVSFEVEADAINDHRVMTVDWRTVDPASADAAQPGVDYARVARGTVTIPRGSTKAAVEVPLIDDTLDEAAEDVTVELIANSASGASVGATDTATVAIQDDDLPILSIDQDPDPTVEPGSEEAATATFVITVAGELEAPATVMYETVAVTATAGEDFDAVPPTELELAPGTGTLASIDVRVLGDGAVEGDETFQVRLTGPVGVRLGQDTATATIVDTDSPPQVRIGDAGTVTEGAGATARFPVTLGRPTTEDVDVTLQVVNGTTTSGDYSVATPTVTIPAGETSTEFPVAITNDTAAEDHETFHADIAGVSADAVIGSPSRGTATIVSDDGPTLSVQDPAAIDEGDGTGTTQMSFPVTLTGSGHTGTVTAAWTTVDGTATAIDGDYIPAQGIVTFPVGVTEQTITVLVAADDRDEGGNAETEAVETVQVTISDARYGKIGNATGSGDITDDDHFPLLDIADVRVQEGDSGTAQTVFRVELSDATDADVTIAYRTVDGTAISGTGDYTAEATTPFVPAGQRHTDITVDVTADAMAEINETFALLLTRARNVDLPTPEDTQTTDQARRGTGTILNDDGPHLRIGDASTLERDGNETHPLNFEVHLLEGGNNTVTVSFATGNGEVEDDGARGGDSADPPLGDVDFVHHAGTVTFAPGEATKTVPVSIVGDDHAEATEWFRVALSEPATETTATAATLLDGEGIGTIVNDDGKEIRIADVQVVEGDSGRTDARLEVTLDEPSTHEVTVDYSTHGVTAIEGADFEATSGRLTVPGTIIVPVIGDTFDEGDHTFEVRLSRPRFGELVDDVATVTIRDDDGDGGGTTGGSTGGSTGDGTDGTTGDATTGGTTGDTTGGTTGDTTGGTTGSGAPLPQRSAGLDRISTAIAVSRDHWIRADAAVLATARNYPDALAAAAIAHGLEGPLLLTDVDALPEAVLSELRRLEVSQVWIMGGPMAISTVVERQLREAGLDVVRVAGRDRFETAALAARSIGLPPNGDVSLALGVHTVPDRAWPDALSAGSLAATPAQLPTLLTHGNGLPGVTAGELRALGAREVQLLGGPAAVSSDVVAALRASGHAVTRLEGSTRYGTSVAVAEEALARHGPGRIPVVFATGEDFPDGLTAGALAAQLGGVIVLVPSDHLATAPEVSAFLRAHRERLGGAVIVGGPVAVSEAVRQQLATALGGG, translated from the coding sequence TTAGCCACGCTCGTGTCCGGGCTCGTCCTCGCGCTGCTCCCGGCCGTGCCCGCCAGCGCGCAACTGCCCATCACCACCGTGGACATCGGCGGCGGGGCGATCCACGAGGGCGACGACGGCACCAAGTTCATGGCGTTCCGCGCCGTGCTGCGACAGCGCGTCGACACGACCGTCACGGTGCAGTACCAGACGGCGGATGTCGGCAGCGCGACTGGAGGCAGCAGCCCCGGTCCGGGTGTCGACTACCTCCACCAGAGCGGCACGCTCACGTTCAACGCCGGAGATGTGCGGCCCAGTCCGGACCCGATCCTGGTGCCCATCAGGGGCGACACCGACCCCGAGGCCGACGAGATCTTCGAGGTCAAGCTGACGACGCTGGTCCAGACCACGAGCCTCGGAGTGAGAACGGGCGTGGGTCGCATCATCGACGACGACGACCCCACCCTGACCCTGGTCTACCCCGCTGCGTCACCACCGCCCAGCGAGGGCGATGCGGTCGTGTCGTTCGAGGTCGAGGCCGACGCCATCAACGACCACCGTGTCATGACCGTCGACTGGCGCACGGTGGATCCGGCCAGCGCCGACGCCGCGCAGCCGGGGGTCGACTACGCGCGCGTGGCGCGCGGCACGGTGACCATCCCGCGTGGCTCGACCAAGGCCGCGGTCGAGGTCCCGCTGATCGACGACACCCTCGACGAGGCCGCCGAGGACGTGACCGTCGAGCTGATCGCGAACTCCGCGAGCGGGGCGTCGGTCGGGGCGACCGACACGGCGACGGTAGCGATCCAGGACGACGACCTGCCCATCCTGTCCATCGACCAGGACCCTGACCCGACCGTGGAGCCCGGCAGCGAGGAGGCGGCGACCGCCACGTTCGTCATCACGGTCGCCGGCGAGCTGGAGGCGCCTGCGACGGTGATGTACGAGACCGTCGCGGTGACCGCGACGGCCGGCGAGGACTTCGACGCGGTGCCACCCACGGAGCTGGAGCTGGCGCCCGGAACCGGGACGTTGGCCTCGATCGACGTCCGGGTCCTCGGGGACGGCGCCGTCGAGGGCGACGAGACGTTCCAGGTACGGCTGACCGGACCGGTGGGGGTGCGGCTGGGGCAGGACACGGCGACGGCCACGATCGTCGACACCGACAGCCCGCCGCAGGTCAGGATCGGCGACGCGGGGACGGTGACGGAGGGCGCGGGCGCCACCGCCCGCTTCCCCGTGACCCTGGGCCGCCCCACCACCGAGGACGTCGACGTCACCCTCCAGGTCGTCAACGGCACGACCACCTCCGGGGACTACAGCGTGGCCACCCCCACGGTCACCATCCCGGCGGGAGAGACGAGCACCGAGTTCCCGGTGGCGATCACCAACGACACCGCCGCCGAGGACCACGAGACCTTCCACGCCGACATCGCAGGGGTGAGCGCTGACGCCGTCATCGGCTCGCCGTCACGCGGCACGGCGACGATCGTCAGCGACGACGGCCCGACCCTCAGCGTGCAGGATCCGGCTGCCATCGACGAGGGCGACGGGACCGGCACCACGCAGATGAGCTTCCCGGTGACCCTGACCGGTAGCGGGCACACCGGCACCGTGACCGCGGCGTGGACCACGGTGGACGGCACGGCGACCGCGATCGACGGTGACTACATCCCGGCACAGGGCATAGTCACGTTCCCGGTGGGCGTGACCGAGCAGACCATCACGGTGCTCGTGGCCGCCGACGACCGGGACGAGGGCGGCAACGCCGAGACCGAGGCCGTCGAGACCGTTCAGGTCACGATCTCCGATGCGCGCTACGGCAAGATCGGGAACGCCACCGGCTCGGGCGACATCACCGACGACGACCACTTCCCGCTCCTGGACATCGCCGACGTCCGCGTCCAGGAGGGTGACAGCGGCACCGCCCAAACGGTGTTCCGCGTGGAGCTGTCCGATGCGACCGACGCCGACGTCACGATCGCGTACCGCACCGTCGACGGGACCGCCATCAGCGGCACCGGTGACTACACCGCGGAGGCCACGACCCCGTTCGTCCCGGCGGGCCAGAGGCACACCGACATCACCGTGGACGTCACCGCCGACGCCATGGCCGAGATCAACGAGACGTTCGCGCTGCTGCTCACGCGCGCCCGCAACGTCGACCTCCCCACCCCCGAGGACACGCAGACCACCGACCAGGCGCGTCGCGGGACCGGCACGATCCTCAACGACGACGGCCCCCACCTGCGCATCGGCGACGCCTCCACGCTCGAGCGCGACGGGAACGAGACCCACCCGCTGAACTTCGAGGTCCACCTCCTGGAGGGCGGGAACAACACCGTCACCGTGTCCTTCGCGACCGGCAACGGCGAGGTCGAGGACGACGGCGCCCGCGGCGGAGATTCGGCGGATCCTCCCCTCGGCGACGTGGACTTCGTGCACCACGCCGGGACCGTCACGTTCGCACCGGGCGAGGCGACGAAGACCGTCCCGGTGTCGATCGTCGGCGACGACCACGCGGAGGCCACCGAGTGGTTCAGGGTCGCGCTGAGCGAACCCGCCACCGAGACCACCGCGACCGCCGCGACGCTGCTCGACGGCGAGGGCATCGGCACGATCGTCAACGACGATGGCAAGGAGATCAGGATCGCGGATGTCCAGGTCGTCGAGGGCGACAGTGGACGCACGGACGCTCGTCTGGAGGTGACCCTGGACGAGCCCTCGACACACGAGGTGACGGTCGACTACTCCACCCACGGCGTGACCGCGATCGAGGGCGCGGACTTCGAGGCGACGTCGGGCAGGCTCACCGTCCCGGGCACGATCATCGTCCCCGTCATCGGCGACACGTTCGACGAGGGTGACCACACGTTCGAGGTCCGGCTGTCGCGACCGCGGTTCGGCGAGCTCGTCGACGACGTCGCGACCGTCACCATCCGCGACGACGACGGCGATGGTGGCGGGACCACCGGCGGATCCACGGGTGGCTCTACCGGCGACGGCACCGACGGAACGACCGGCGACGCCACCACTGGTGGGACCACGGGCGACACGACCGGGGGGACGACAGGCGACACCACGGGCGGTACGACCGGCTCCGGTGCGCCCCTGCCCCAGCGCTCGGCCGGGCTCGACCGCATCAGCACGGCGATCGCCGTCTCACGCGACCACTGGATCCGTGCCGACGCTGCTGTGCTGGCCACGGCCCGCAACTACCCCGACGCACTCGCCGCCGCAGCCATCGCACACGGGCTCGAGGGGCCGCTGCTCCTGACGGACGTCGATGCGCTCCCGGAGGCCGTCCTGAGCGAGCTTCGACGCCTCGAGGTGTCGCAGGTCTGGATCATGGGCGGTCCCATGGCCATCTCCACGGTGGTCGAACGCCAGCTCCGCGAGGCTGGGCTCGACGTCGTGCGCGTCGCCGGGCGTGACCGGTTCGAGACCGCGGCGTTGGCGGCGCGCTCGATCGGCCTGCCCCCGAACGGCGACGTGTCGCTCGCCCTCGGCGTCCACACCGTGCCGGACCGTGCCTGGCCGGACGCGCTGTCGGCAGGGTCGCTGGCGGCGACACCGGCGCAGCTACCGACGCTGCTGACGCACGGCAACGGCCTGCCGGGCGTCACCGCCGGCGAGCTACGCGCTCTCGGCGCACGCGAGGTGCAGCTGCTGGGCGGTCCCGCGGCGGTCTCCTCCGACGTCGTCGCGGCGTTGCGCGCATCGGGCCACGCCGTCACCCGCCTGGAAGGGTCGACGCGCTACGGCACCTCCGTGGCGGTCGCCGAGGAGGCCCTCGCCCGCCATGGGCCGGGCCGCATCCCGGTCGTGTTCGCCACCGGGGAGGACTTCCCCGACGGGCTCACGGCCGGCGCGCTCGCCGCCCAGCTCGGAGGCGTGATCGTGCTCGTCCCGAGCGATCACCTCGCCACGGCGCCCGAGGTGAGCGCGTTCCTGCGTGCTCACCGCGAACGGCTCGGCGGCGCCGTGATCGTCGGGGGGCCGGTCGCGGTGTCCGAGGCCGTCCGCCAGCAGCTCGCCACGGCCCTGGGCGGCGGCTGA